One genomic window of Luteitalea pratensis includes the following:
- a CDS encoding efflux RND transporter periplasmic adaptor subunit — MATLGVALALIVAGCGGEASSGGAKEGGSKAGGKAGEPLSVRVQAAREAALVRAVTVTGTLAAEDQVAMGFKVAGRIQTINVDLGSRVAPGQTIARLAPVDFQLRVQQAEAALQQARARLGLDPAGQGEQVDPEKTPVVRQARAVLDEARLSHSRVQTFVERGISSKAELDSADAALKVADGRYQDAIEEVRNRQALLTQRKTELDQARQEMVDSILLAPFPGIIRERAVSPGQYVNAGAPIATLVRMHPLRLQADVPEREASNVKVGQEVKVRVEGDATVYPGRVVRVSPAIDEQSRSLRIEAQVGNQAATIRPGSFATGEIIVASSAPAIVVPTTAIVTFAGVEKVLTVADGKVVERRVELGRREGQSVEILKGLTTGERVIVEPGNLVDGETVRVTP, encoded by the coding sequence ATGGCCACGCTGGGAGTCGCCCTGGCGCTCATCGTCGCCGGTTGCGGCGGGGAGGCGTCGAGCGGAGGAGCGAAGGAGGGCGGCAGCAAGGCGGGCGGCAAGGCCGGTGAACCGCTTTCGGTGAGGGTGCAGGCGGCGCGTGAGGCGGCGCTGGTGCGTGCAGTCACCGTGACCGGCACGCTGGCCGCCGAGGACCAGGTCGCCATGGGCTTCAAGGTGGCAGGTCGCATCCAGACGATCAACGTGGACCTGGGCAGCCGGGTCGCACCCGGGCAGACCATCGCCCGCCTGGCACCGGTGGACTTCCAACTCCGGGTGCAACAGGCCGAAGCCGCGCTGCAGCAGGCCAGGGCGCGGCTCGGACTCGACCCGGCAGGCCAGGGCGAGCAGGTGGACCCGGAGAAGACACCAGTGGTCCGGCAGGCACGGGCCGTGCTCGACGAGGCCCGGCTGAGCCACAGTCGGGTGCAGACGTTCGTCGAGCGCGGCATCTCGTCCAAGGCAGAGCTGGATTCGGCCGACGCGGCCCTGAAGGTGGCGGACGGCCGCTATCAAGACGCGATCGAAGAGGTCCGCAACCGTCAGGCCCTGCTCACGCAACGCAAGACCGAGCTCGACCAGGCGCGGCAGGAGATGGTCGACTCCATCCTGCTCGCTCCGTTCCCCGGCATCATCCGTGAGCGGGCCGTCTCGCCGGGGCAGTACGTCAACGCCGGCGCGCCCATCGCCACCCTCGTTCGGATGCACCCCTTGCGCCTGCAGGCCGACGTGCCAGAACGCGAGGCGAGCAACGTCAAGGTGGGCCAGGAGGTCAAGGTGCGCGTCGAGGGTGACGCCACCGTCTACCCCGGGCGCGTGGTTCGCGTGAGCCCGGCGATCGACGAACAGAGCCGGTCGCTGCGCATCGAGGCGCAGGTCGGCAACCAAGCCGCCACCATCCGCCCTGGTTCCTTCGCCACCGGCGAGATCATCGTCGCCTCGTCCGCACCTGCCATCGTCGTGCCGACGACCGCGATCGTCACGTTCGCGGGCGTGGAAAAAGTGCTCACCGTCGCCGACGGAAAGGTCGTCGAGCGCCGCGTGGAACTCGGGCGGCGCGAAGGGCAGTCGGTCGAGATCCTGAAGGGGCTGACCACGGGCGAGCGCGTCATCGTCGAACCCGGCAACCTCGTGGACGGGGAAACCGTGCGGGTGACGCCCTGA
- a CDS encoding spermidine synthase gives MNGAAAFGLAIGLGACLLFQIQFLLAKLILPWFGGSPSVWSTSLVVFQVLLLAGYAYAHAIAALPRRAQALRHGTVIAIVLVLLAWRAVAWPSPVTPGDGWKPAPDASPVTQILVLLTGAIGLPFVLLASTSPLLQRWYADCYPDRSPYRLYALSNLGSLAGLLSYPWLVEPYLDVFQQGRWWTVGYVVYALATITCLCSMRGVDDAHGPHGDAPAAPVMAETGPAAEGGAPPTRVDQIIWLLLAAVPAAMLQATTTKITQDVAAVPFLWMVPLAIYLLTFIVAFELPRLFQRELLTLAVALGIAAALPEWSARVTLATMLGLLAAIGWCFHGELASRAPTPAWLTRYFLLVSAGGASGSAIVALGAPVLFDGLVEYPLTLVAAALLLGVVHVVRAELMELRRARVARVAGVMCALLGGMVAAKTALGWADLTSDSVFTSRNFFGALRVREQQFDTGERYRRLQHGTTLHGLQYLQGAKTTLATTYYTTSSGVGLALGALSTLERPARVGIIGLGTGTLAAYGRKGDAFTFFEIDPQVVALSVAPTPLFRYLRDSPATITIEGGDARLSLERDAAYGFDVLAVDAFSSDSVPVHLLTREAFTLYARHLRGPRSVLAVHVSNRYLELAGIVQAGGATAGFTSVEVVDDLVTNDHERSTWMLLARDPDALASFGLQWSTPAIAPWTDASSNLLQAVRW, from the coding sequence ATGAACGGGGCGGCCGCGTTCGGGCTGGCCATCGGGCTCGGCGCCTGCCTCCTCTTCCAGATCCAGTTCCTGCTCGCCAAGCTGATCCTGCCGTGGTTCGGCGGATCACCCTCGGTGTGGTCGACCAGCCTCGTGGTTTTCCAGGTGTTGCTCCTGGCCGGCTACGCCTACGCGCACGCCATCGCCGCGCTGCCGCGCCGCGCGCAAGCGCTGCGTCACGGCACGGTCATCGCCATCGTCCTGGTGCTGCTCGCGTGGCGTGCCGTGGCCTGGCCCTCGCCCGTGACGCCCGGCGATGGTTGGAAGCCGGCTCCTGACGCATCGCCCGTCACGCAGATCCTGGTGCTTCTGACCGGCGCCATCGGCCTGCCCTTCGTGCTCCTGGCCAGCACCAGTCCGCTGCTGCAGCGCTGGTATGCCGATTGCTACCCGGATCGCTCGCCCTACCGGCTCTACGCGCTGTCGAACCTGGGCTCGCTTGCGGGCCTCCTGTCGTATCCGTGGCTCGTCGAGCCTTACCTGGACGTGTTCCAGCAGGGCCGCTGGTGGACGGTGGGTTACGTCGTCTATGCCCTTGCCACGATCACGTGCCTGTGCTCGATGCGCGGCGTCGACGACGCGCACGGTCCGCATGGCGACGCACCCGCCGCGCCCGTGATGGCCGAGACCGGGCCGGCGGCGGAAGGCGGAGCCCCGCCGACACGCGTCGACCAGATCATCTGGCTCCTGCTCGCCGCGGTGCCTGCCGCAATGCTGCAGGCGACGACGACGAAAATCACGCAGGATGTCGCGGCCGTGCCGTTCCTGTGGATGGTGCCACTGGCCATCTACCTGCTCACGTTCATCGTCGCCTTCGAACTGCCGCGGCTGTTCCAGCGCGAGTTGCTCACCCTCGCCGTGGCCCTCGGCATCGCTGCCGCACTCCCGGAATGGAGCGCCCGCGTCACGTTGGCCACGATGCTCGGCCTGCTCGCCGCCATCGGCTGGTGCTTCCACGGCGAACTCGCCTCGCGCGCGCCAACGCCGGCGTGGCTGACTCGGTACTTCCTGCTCGTGTCGGCGGGTGGAGCGTCGGGAAGTGCCATCGTCGCCCTCGGCGCACCGGTCCTGTTCGATGGACTCGTCGAATATCCGCTCACGCTCGTCGCCGCCGCGCTCCTCCTCGGCGTCGTCCATGTCGTCCGGGCTGAACTCATGGAACTGCGCAGGGCCCGGGTTGCTCGCGTCGCCGGCGTGATGTGTGCGCTCCTTGGCGGCATGGTGGCCGCCAAGACCGCCCTGGGCTGGGCCGACCTCACCTCTGACTCCGTGTTCACGTCGCGCAACTTCTTCGGGGCGCTGCGCGTGAGGGAGCAACAGTTCGACACGGGCGAGCGCTATCGCCGCCTGCAGCACGGCACGACGCTGCACGGACTGCAATACCTCCAGGGCGCCAAGACGACCCTCGCGACGACGTACTACACGACGAGCAGCGGTGTCGGCCTGGCCTTGGGTGCGCTGTCGACACTGGAACGCCCCGCGCGTGTCGGCATCATCGGACTCGGCACCGGTACGCTGGCCGCTTACGGCCGGAAGGGTGATGCGTTCACGTTCTTCGAGATCGATCCACAGGTCGTGGCCCTTTCTGTCGCCCCCACGCCATTGTTCCGGTACCTCCGCGACTCGCCCGCCACCATCACCATCGAAGGCGGCGACGCCCGACTCAGTCTGGAGCGGGACGCGGCATATGGATTCGACGTGCTCGCCGTGGACGCGTTCAGCAGCGACTCGGTGCCCGTGCACCTGCTGACGCGCGAGGCGTTCACGCTGTACGCGCGGCACCTGCGCGGGCCTCGAAGTGTGCTCGCCGTGCACGTGTCCAATCGCTACCTCGAACTCGCAGGCATCGTGCAGGCCGGTGGCGCGACGGCGGGGTTCACCAGCGTCGAGGTCGTGGACGACCTCGTGACCAACGACCACGAGCGAAGCACCTGGATGCTGCTGGCCCGTGACCCGGATGCGTTGGCAAGCTTCGGCCTGCAGTGGAGCACGCCCGCGATCGCGCCCTGGACGGACGCGTCGAGCAACCTGCTGCAGGCGGTCCGCTGGTAA
- a CDS encoding mechanosensitive ion channel family protein: protein MNSATQAAVDGLFSGYPYWARMTLAAVTALAVAYLFAELVTRVVAGLVNRAHQRVPGDVTHGRTTRTGLRVVRGIVTLLVGAVLIFPAVSLVGIRPRVGLTPERLGEWLTGSGLRIALIALLSWLVIHVVGIVAGRLESSIGTATTVDVIERAKRARTLGTLVQNTVYVMVSTIALLMILRELNVDITPILTGAGIVGLAVGFGAQSLVKDIISGFFLILEDQIRVGDVANIDGTGGLVERITLRTIILRDETGAVHVIPNGSIQRLSNLTKDFSYYVSSISVSVREDTDRVARVLTEVADELLQDPAFSPYMLGPLEVLGVDRFNDTSADVKVRLKAVPSKQWVVGREFLRRVKRAFETQKVALPATNRTLVIEGTPALLPDDTGKPGPPQA from the coding sequence GTGAACAGCGCGACACAGGCGGCAGTGGACGGGTTGTTTTCAGGCTACCCGTACTGGGCGCGGATGACGCTCGCCGCGGTGACCGCGCTGGCCGTGGCCTACCTGTTCGCCGAACTGGTGACACGGGTGGTCGCGGGCCTCGTGAACCGCGCTCACCAGCGCGTCCCGGGCGACGTCACGCACGGGCGCACGACACGCACCGGCCTGCGTGTCGTGAGGGGCATCGTCACGCTCCTCGTCGGGGCCGTCCTGATCTTCCCCGCCGTGTCGCTGGTCGGCATCCGTCCCCGGGTTGGCCTCACCCCCGAGAGACTGGGCGAATGGTTGACGGGCTCCGGCCTGCGGATCGCGCTCATCGCCCTCCTGTCGTGGCTGGTGATCCACGTGGTCGGGATCGTCGCGGGCCGGCTCGAGTCGTCCATCGGCACGGCCACGACGGTCGACGTCATCGAGCGCGCCAAGCGCGCACGCACGCTCGGCACCCTCGTCCAGAACACGGTCTACGTGATGGTGTCCACGATCGCGCTGCTGATGATCCTGCGCGAACTCAATGTCGACATCACACCCATCCTCACCGGCGCCGGCATCGTCGGCCTGGCGGTGGGCTTCGGCGCACAATCGCTGGTCAAGGACATCATCAGCGGCTTCTTCCTGATTCTCGAGGACCAGATCCGCGTCGGCGACGTGGCCAACATCGACGGGACCGGCGGGCTGGTGGAGCGGATCACGTTGCGGACGATCATCCTGCGCGACGAGACCGGCGCCGTGCACGTCATCCCGAATGGCAGCATCCAGCGGCTGTCGAACCTGACCAAGGACTTCTCGTACTACGTGTCGTCGATCAGCGTCAGCGTCAGGGAGGACACGGACCGTGTTGCCCGCGTGCTCACCGAGGTCGCCGATGAACTGCTGCAGGACCCGGCCTTCTCGCCGTACATGCTCGGGCCGCTCGAGGTCCTGGGCGTCGATCGGTTCAACGACACCAGCGCTGACGTGAAGGTCCGGCTGAAGGCGGTGCCCAGCAAGCAGTGGGTCGTCGGCCGCGAGTTCCTCCGCCGCGTCAAGCGCGCGTTCGAGACGCAGAAGGTCGCCCTGCCCGCCACCAACCGCACGCTCGTGATCGAGGGCACGCCCGCCCTGCTGCCAGACGATACCGGCAAGCCCGGCCCACCGCAGGCATGA
- the hpt gene encoding hypoxanthine phosphoribosyltransferase produces MALDPESLPDHPTPLLTQEAIAGRVADLAAQIRADYASTRGLHMVCVLKGAFVFFSDLVRQLDRHVTLDFIVVSSYHKAIRSSGEVRLIKDLDTGIEGRDVMIVEDIVDTGLTLTYLQEMFRARRPKTLRTACLLSKPSRRQVDVPVEYVGFTIEDRFVIGYGLDYAERYRNLPYIGVLGE; encoded by the coding sequence ATGGCCCTCGATCCCGAGTCCCTGCCAGACCACCCCACCCCGCTGCTGACGCAGGAGGCCATTGCCGGACGGGTGGCCGACCTCGCCGCACAGATCCGCGCTGATTATGCCAGCACCCGGGGCCTGCACATGGTCTGCGTGCTCAAAGGCGCCTTCGTCTTCTTCTCCGACCTCGTCCGTCAGCTCGATCGCCACGTCACGCTCGACTTCATCGTGGTCTCCAGCTATCACAAGGCGATACGGTCATCAGGCGAAGTGCGGCTGATCAAGGATCTCGATACCGGCATCGAGGGGCGCGACGTCATGATCGTCGAGGACATCGTCGACACCGGGCTGACCCTGACATACCTGCAGGAGATGTTCAGGGCACGGCGACCCAAGACGCTGCGGACCGCGTGCCTCCTCAGCAAGCCGTCGCGGCGGCAGGTCGACGTGCCTGTCGAGTACGTCGGGTTCACGATCGAAGACCGTTTCGTCATTGGCTACGGGCTCGATTACGCCGAGCGCTACCGCAACCTGCCGTACATCGGCGTGCTGGGCGAATAG
- a CDS encoding RpiB/LacA/LacB family sugar-phosphate isomerase, whose protein sequence is MARFAMITEADARTLPEGSTVELLPKGHITPLAADTLRDRRITVIRADQVVDGDGADLVPVADVRRVVIGSDHTGVALRTYLLTSLRGRGLAVASVGPEGATPPPVDYPDIAEQVGLAVVRREADAGIVIDGAGLGSTIAANKVAGVRAALCLNETLARYARQHNGANVLALGATLLSPGDALAIVETFMKTPMTEPRYIRRLAKLQRLDKTRAG, encoded by the coding sequence ATGGCACGTTTCGCGATGATCACGGAGGCCGACGCCCGTACGCTGCCCGAGGGCAGCACCGTGGAGCTGTTGCCCAAGGGCCACATCACGCCCCTGGCGGCAGACACGTTGCGTGACCGCCGCATCACCGTGATCCGTGCCGATCAGGTCGTCGACGGCGACGGCGCGGACCTCGTGCCGGTGGCCGACGTGCGGCGGGTGGTGATCGGCAGCGATCACACCGGCGTGGCGCTGAGGACGTACCTGCTGACCTCGCTGCGGGGTCGCGGCCTGGCCGTGGCATCGGTCGGACCCGAGGGTGCCACACCGCCGCCGGTCGACTATCCCGACATCGCCGAGCAGGTCGGCCTGGCGGTCGTCCGGCGGGAGGCCGACGCGGGCATCGTCATCGACGGCGCGGGCCTGGGGTCTACCATTGCCGCGAACAAGGTCGCCGGCGTGCGCGCGGCACTCTGCCTCAACGAGACGCTGGCGCGTTATGCCCGCCAGCACAATGGCGCGAACGTGCTCGCGCTCGGCGCCACGCTGCTGTCGCCCGGCGACGCCCTGGCCATCGTCGAGACGTTCATGAAAACCCCGATGACCGAGCCGAGGTACATCCGTCGGCTCGCCAAGCTGCAACGCCTGGACAAGACACGCGCAGGGTGA
- the deoC gene encoding deoxyribose-phosphate aldolase yields the protein MQASGAPAGTVAGLIDHTLLKPDATQPEIETLCREAREYSFATVCLNPTWVPLAARLLRGSPVGVCTVVGFPLGATTADVKQYETRRVIFDGATEVDMVINIGALKSGDVRTVQLDIEAVADACRAAQVVSKVIIETALLTDEEKVTACTLAKAAGATFVKTSTGFARHGATPADVALMRRVVGAEMGVKAAGGVRDLSGAQEMVRAGATRIGASAGVKIVQESKGAPVSAASSGY from the coding sequence CTGCAGGCCTCCGGAGCCCCTGCGGGCACGGTGGCCGGACTGATCGATCACACCTTGCTGAAGCCCGATGCGACGCAACCGGAGATCGAGACTTTGTGCCGTGAAGCTCGCGAGTACTCGTTCGCGACTGTCTGCCTGAACCCCACATGGGTGCCGCTCGCGGCGCGCCTGCTGCGAGGTAGTCCGGTGGGCGTCTGCACGGTCGTGGGCTTCCCGCTCGGGGCGACGACGGCGGATGTCAAGCAGTACGAGACGCGCCGGGTCATTTTCGATGGCGCCACGGAAGTGGACATGGTGATCAACATCGGCGCCCTGAAGTCGGGCGACGTTCGCACCGTGCAGCTGGACATCGAAGCTGTTGCCGACGCCTGTCGGGCCGCCCAGGTCGTAAGCAAGGTCATCATCGAGACGGCCTTGCTCACCGACGAGGAGAAGGTCACGGCGTGCACGCTCGCCAAGGCCGCTGGCGCGACGTTCGTGAAGACGTCGACCGGCTTTGCCCGGCACGGCGCGACGCCCGCCGACGTGGCATTGATGCGTCGCGTGGTGGGCGCCGAGATGGGCGTGAAGGCCGCGGGCGGGGTTCGCGACCTGAGCGGCGCGCAGGAGATGGTGCGCGCCGGGGCGACACGGATCGGGGCGAGCGCCGGCGTGAAGATCGTGCAGGAATCGAAGGGAGCGCCGGTCAGCGCCGCGAGCAGCGGTTACTGA
- the hemQ gene encoding hydrogen peroxide-dependent heme synthase, protein MLTVPESLEGWCLLHQMFRVSWPALVQATNDERAELAAGLQELLAQAPADGGSSIAVAMLGHKADLMLVHARKSFDALVQAQLDVSRLAIAEAFESTTSYVSVIELGMYEMTAKIHEQLMAKGLELGTAEYRTAMKDAMQAQEPRMTGRLFTAFPARRYACFYPMDKRRGEIKNWYSAPFEKRAAMMRDHGHIGRLYSGEVSQIISGSIGFDDWEWGVDLFADDPLVFKKLIYEMRFDEASSDYGEFGPFYTGVQFSPSQVTNWIEGQTPALEASSLSS, encoded by the coding sequence GTGTTGACCGTACCCGAGTCCCTCGAGGGCTGGTGCCTCCTGCACCAGATGTTCCGCGTCTCCTGGCCCGCGCTCGTGCAGGCCACCAACGACGAACGTGCCGAACTGGCCGCGGGCCTGCAGGAATTGCTGGCGCAGGCGCCTGCCGATGGCGGTTCGTCGATCGCGGTCGCCATGCTGGGGCACAAGGCCGACCTGATGCTCGTGCATGCCCGCAAGTCGTTCGACGCGCTCGTGCAGGCGCAACTCGACGTGTCGCGCCTGGCCATCGCCGAGGCATTCGAATCGACGACGTCGTATGTGTCGGTGATCGAACTCGGCATGTACGAGATGACGGCCAAGATCCACGAGCAGCTCATGGCCAAAGGGCTCGAGCTCGGAACGGCCGAGTACCGGACCGCGATGAAGGACGCGATGCAGGCGCAGGAGCCACGCATGACGGGCCGGCTCTTCACGGCCTTCCCGGCCCGACGGTATGCGTGCTTCTATCCGATGGACAAGCGCCGCGGCGAGATCAAGAACTGGTACAGCGCGCCGTTCGAGAAGCGTGCCGCCATGATGCGTGACCACGGACACATTGGCCGACTCTACTCGGGCGAGGTCTCGCAGATCATCTCGGGATCGATCGGATTCGACGACTGGGAGTGGGGGGTCGATCTTTTTGCCGACGATCCGCTCGTGTTCAAGAAACTCATTTACGAGATGCGCTTCGACGAAGCGAGCTCCGACTACGGTGAGTTCGGGCCGTTCTACACCGGCGTGCAGTTCTCGCCCTCACAGGTCACCAACTGGATCGAAGGCCAGACGCCCGCGCTGGAGGCCTCGTCGCTGTCGAGCTGA
- a CDS encoding inorganic diphosphatase yields MHPWHDIYVDDHLIAKTFPVVIEVPMGSKNKYELDKESGLMRLDRVLYSAVYYPANYGFVPRSFCDDGDPLDALVLGQEPVHPLTVVQARAIGVMRMRDEKGLDDKIIAVSTLDPAFNDYSDHTQLPGHTLREIRRFFEDYKTLENKLVEVTDFLGPDAAVTILKDALDMYRRLRRGELYGK; encoded by the coding sequence ATGCACCCCTGGCACGACATCTACGTCGACGACCACCTGATCGCCAAGACCTTCCCCGTCGTCATCGAAGTGCCGATGGGCAGCAAGAACAAGTACGAGCTCGACAAGGAATCGGGATTGATGCGGTTGGACCGGGTGCTCTACAGCGCCGTGTACTATCCGGCCAACTACGGCTTCGTCCCCCGGTCGTTCTGTGACGATGGAGACCCGCTGGACGCCCTGGTCCTGGGCCAGGAGCCGGTCCACCCTCTGACGGTCGTCCAGGCACGGGCCATCGGCGTCATGCGGATGCGCGACGAGAAGGGGCTCGACGACAAGATCATCGCCGTCAGCACCCTCGATCCTGCGTTCAACGACTACAGCGACCATACGCAGCTGCCAGGGCACACGCTGCGCGAGATCAGGCGGTTCTTCGAAGACTACAAGACGCTCGAGAACAAGCTGGTCGAGGTCACCGACTTCCTCGGTCCTGACGCCGCAGTGACGATCCTGAAGGATGCCCTGGACATGTATCGGCGGCTGCGTCGCGGCGAACTCTACGGCAAGTAG